One Primulina huaijiensis isolate GDHJ02 chromosome 5, ASM1229523v2, whole genome shotgun sequence DNA segment encodes these proteins:
- the LOC140977751 gene encoding uncharacterized protein → MKYSTAIAETISWYASLLLALMLVLSCCEPSEGGEFQRNADPVSSERPCDEIYIVREGETLHSISEKCDDPYIVEENPHIHDPDDVFPGLVIKITPSKFR, encoded by the coding sequence ATGAAGTACTCGACGGCAATAGCGGAAACAATTTCGTGGTACGCTTCGCTGCTGCTAGCGTTAATGCTTGTGTTGAGTTGCTGCGAGCCGAGTGAGGGCGGAGAATTCCAGCGGAACGCCGACCCAGTGTCGTCTGAGAGGCCGTGCGATGAGATCTACATCGTGAGAGAAGGAGAGACGCTGCATAGCATCAGCGAGAAGTGCGACGACCCATACATTGTTGAGGAGAATCCCCACATCCATGACCCGGATGATGTATTTCCGGGTCTGGTTATCAAGATTACCCCATCAAAATTTAGATAG
- the LOC140977837 gene encoding purple acid phosphatase 22-like — MKIVWSYLLVISIFTIRGSSDSDPQQVRISLGGNDQILVSWITSDRNVESTVEYGKTPGKYENLSTGESSSYQYLTYSSGEIHQVKIGPLEAGTVYYYRCGGAGPEFSFRTPPSVFPVEFAVIGDLGQTEWTKSTLQHVGAMPYDVFLLPGDLSYADTEQPLWDSFGSLVEPLASSRPWMVTQGNHEIETIPVLHPQSFTAYNARWLMPYEESQSTSNLYYSFDVSGAHVIMLGSYTDFDVGSNQYMWLQADLAAVDRMKTPWIFVLLHAPWYNSNLAHQGEGESMRKAMEEMLFKERVDLVLAGHVHAYERFVRVYDKNANECGPFYVTIGDGGNREGLATKFENPSPSISLYREASFGHGRLRVSNSTHAHWTWRRNNDTDSTVADEIWLRSLSSSNSCNGSG; from the exons ATGAAGATAGTTTGGTCATATCTACTAGTCATCTCAATTTTTACAATCCGGGGTTCGTCGGATTCTGATCCTCAACag GTACGTATTTCATTGGGAGGAAATGATCAAATATTGGTTTCATGGATCACGTCGGATAGAAATGTTGAATCAACGGTAGAATATGGAAAGACACCTGGAAAATACGAAAATTTGTCGACCGGGGAAAGTTCTTCGTACCAGTACTTAACATACAGTTCAGGAGAAATTCACCAAGTTAAAATTGGGCCGTTGGAGGCAGGTACCGTCTACTACTATAGATGTGGCGGCGCCGGCCCGGAGTTCAGCTTCCGAACACCGCCCTCAGTTTTTCCAGTGGAATTCGCAGTGATTG GAGACTTAGGACAAACAGAGTGGACTAAATCAACCTTACAACATGTTGGCGCCATGCCTTATGATGTATTTCTTCTCCCCGGTGATTTGTCATATGCTGACACCGAGCAGCCACTTTGGGACTCGTTCGGGAGCCTAGTAGAGCCCTTGGCGAGTTCGAGGCCGTGGATGGTGACCCAAGGAAACCACGAGATCGAAACCATACCCGTGCTCCACCCACAAAGCTTCACAGCCTACAACGCCCGATGGTTAATGCCTTACGAAGAAAGCCAGTCCACGTCAAACTTATATTATTCATTTGACGTGTCTGGGGCACATGTGATCATGCTCGGATCCTACACGGATTTCGATGTGGGCTCGAATCAGTACATGTGGCTGCAAGCGGATCTCGCGGCTGTTGATAGGATGAAAACGCCTTGGATCTTCGTGTTGTTACATGCTCCGTGGTACAATTCAAATCTCGCTCATCAAGGTGAGGGAGAGAGCATGAGGAAAGCAATGGAGGAGATGTTGTTCAAGGAACGAGTCGATTTGGTCTTGGCGGGACATGTTCATGCATATGAAAGATTT GTTAGGGTTTATGACAAGAATGCCAACGAGTGTGGTCCTTTCTACGTTACCATAGGTGATGGAGGAAACAGAGAAGGTCTTGCTACAAA GTTCGAGAACCCTAGTCCTTCTATCTCTTTGTACCGAGAGGCGAGCTTCGGACATGGCCGGTTAAGGGTGTCCAATAGCACCCACGCGCACTGGACTTGGCGCCGGAACAACGACACCGACTCCACTGTTGCGGATGAGATATGGTTAAGAAGCTTAAGTTCCTCCAATTCGTGCAACGGATCTGGCTAA